From a single Anaerolineaceae bacterium oral taxon 439 genomic region:
- a CDS encoding 30S ribosomal protein S15, translating to MALSKEQKLEIQAKFGKHEGDSGSTEVQIAMLTRRISELTEHLKANKHDESSRRGLLKMVGYRRRLLAYLRKKNFASYLEVNEKLGLRAK from the coding sequence ATGGCTTTATCGAAGGAACAGAAGTTAGAAATTCAGGCAAAATTTGGCAAACACGAAGGCGACAGCGGCTCGACCGAGGTTCAGATCGCGATGCTGACGCGGCGGATTTCCGAACTCACGGAGCACCTGAAGGCCAATAAGCACGACGAATCGTCTCGTCGCGGGCTGTTGAAGATGGTTGGGTACCGCCGGCGTCTTCTCGCGTATCTTCGGAAAAAGAACTTCGCGTCGTATCTCGAAGTCAACGAGAAGTTGGGGTTGCGCGCCAAGTAA
- a CDS encoding polyribonucleotide nucleotidyltransferase has protein sequence MKPETKKVTAVVGGNEFVFETGKLGLQAGGSVTVSCGESVVFCAATMSKEVREGQDFFPLTVEYEERMYAGGRIPGSFFRREGRPSGDVVLTSRLIDRPLRPLFDSDIRNEVQVILYSLSTDYETQLDILALNAASAALMISDIPWNGPIGAVRIGRIDGEFVINPTHSEMEKSELDLRIAGTADAILMVEAGADQVSSELMVEALEMGHRAIQPLIEAQLRMAAEVGKPKADIPRFVVDGEKAERMYERFGARMDALMDAPHTKAELADGIEALKAEAVAEFAGDDEALIDEYHEAFESAYKKVVRSRILDRHIRPDGRQLTEIRPIWTEVSCLPRVHGTGLFTRGETQVMTSVALGTPRDAQEIDTLSPVTSKRYIHHYNFPPFCTGETKRLGGQSRREIGHGALAERALIPVIPSEAEFPYTIRVVSEVLSSNGSSSMASVCGSTMALMDAGVPIKAPVTGIAMGLIKEGENFVILSDIQGLEDHLGDMDFKVAGTEAGITALQMDIKIRGITPEIMRKAIAQANDGRAHILGKIREVIAAPRPDLKPFVPRMTTIQIPIEKIGAIIGPGGKNIRSIQDETNTRIDIDDNGLVFISSANGANSEAACEKILSMIETAIPGNLYTGKVVRITDFGAFVEILPNVDGMVHISQLDTERVNKVEDIVSLGDEITVMVTGVDDGKVRLSRQAVLEGWTLEEAIAADSKKPGGGNRGHNRRDNDRNRDRGGRGAGGRK, from the coding sequence ATGAAACCGGAAACTAAAAAGGTTACCGCCGTGGTTGGCGGCAATGAGTTTGTATTTGAAACGGGAAAGCTTGGGCTTCAGGCCGGCGGTTCCGTTACGGTCAGCTGCGGCGAGTCAGTCGTCTTCTGCGCGGCGACAATGAGCAAAGAGGTTCGCGAAGGGCAGGATTTCTTCCCGCTGACGGTCGAATATGAAGAACGTATGTACGCTGGGGGACGGATTCCCGGTTCGTTCTTCCGCCGTGAAGGACGTCCGTCGGGCGACGTCGTGTTGACGAGCCGGCTGATCGACCGGCCGCTCCGCCCGCTTTTTGATTCGGATATCCGCAATGAGGTTCAGGTTATTCTGTACAGTCTCTCGACGGACTATGAAACGCAGCTGGATATTTTAGCGCTGAACGCCGCTTCAGCCGCGCTGATGATTTCTGATATTCCCTGGAACGGGCCGATTGGCGCCGTTCGCATAGGTCGGATCGACGGGGAATTCGTTATCAACCCGACTCATAGCGAGATGGAAAAATCTGAACTTGACCTGCGGATTGCGGGGACGGCGGACGCAATCCTGATGGTCGAGGCTGGCGCGGATCAGGTCAGCAGCGAGCTGATGGTCGAAGCGTTGGAAATGGGTCATCGCGCGATTCAGCCGCTGATTGAAGCGCAGCTGCGAATGGCGGCGGAAGTTGGAAAACCGAAGGCGGATATTCCGCGCTTCGTCGTCGATGGCGAGAAAGCCGAGCGCATGTATGAACGGTTCGGCGCCCGCATGGACGCGCTGATGGACGCGCCGCATACGAAAGCGGAGCTGGCCGATGGTATCGAAGCGCTGAAAGCCGAAGCCGTCGCTGAATTCGCCGGCGATGACGAGGCGCTGATCGATGAGTATCATGAAGCGTTTGAATCGGCTTACAAGAAGGTTGTTCGAAGCCGGATCCTCGATCGCCATATCCGTCCTGACGGCCGACAGCTGACGGAGATTCGTCCGATTTGGACGGAGGTCAGCTGCCTTCCACGCGTTCATGGGACCGGGTTATTTACCCGTGGCGAGACGCAGGTCATGACGTCGGTCGCGCTCGGGACGCCGCGCGACGCTCAGGAAATCGATACGCTGTCCCCGGTTACCAGCAAACGTTATATTCATCATTATAATTTCCCGCCGTTCTGTACCGGCGAGACGAAGCGCCTCGGCGGTCAGAGCCGCCGCGAAATTGGGCATGGCGCGCTGGCGGAACGTGCGCTGATCCCCGTGATTCCGTCGGAAGCGGAATTCCCGTACACGATTCGCGTCGTTTCCGAGGTCCTCAGTTCGAACGGATCGAGCTCGATGGCTTCGGTCTGCGGTTCGACGATGGCGTTGATGGACGCGGGAGTCCCGATTAAAGCGCCGGTCACCGGAATCGCGATGGGACTGATTAAAGAAGGTGAAAATTTCGTGATCCTGAGCGATATTCAGGGCCTCGAGGATCATTTAGGCGATATGGATTTCAAGGTCGCCGGGACTGAGGCCGGGATTACCGCGCTGCAGATGGATATCAAAATTCGCGGGATTACGCCGGAGATCATGCGGAAAGCAATCGCGCAGGCGAACGATGGCCGCGCTCATATCCTGGGCAAGATCCGCGAGGTTATCGCCGCTCCGCGTCCAGACCTGAAGCCGTTCGTTCCTCGAATGACGACGATTCAGATCCCGATCGAAAAGATCGGCGCGATTATCGGTCCGGGCGGGAAAAATATCCGCTCGATTCAGGACGAGACGAATACCAGGATTGATATCGACGATAACGGTCTGGTCTTTATTTCTTCCGCGAACGGCGCGAATTCGGAAGCGGCCTGCGAAAAGATTCTGAGCATGATCGAGACGGCGATCCCTGGAAACCTGTATACCGGGAAGGTCGTTCGGATTACCGATTTTGGGGCGTTCGTTGAAATTCTTCCGAACGTTGACGGTATGGTCCATATTTCGCAGCTCGATACCGAACGCGTCAATAAGGTTGAAGATATCGTTTCGTTGGGCGACGAAATTACCGTCATGGTCACGGGCGTTGACGACGGGAAGGTTCGCCTGAGCCGCCAGGCAGTTCTCGAGGGCTGGACGCTGGAAGAGGCGATTGCCGCCGATTCGAAGAAGCCGGGCGGCGGGAATCGTGGTCATAACCGCCGTGATAACGATCGGAACCGCGATCGCGGAGGACGCGGCGCGGGCGGCAGGAAATAA
- a CDS encoding damage-inducible protein J, which produces MANAVNVNFRLDEDVKKSMEQTCSELGLSMSAAFTIFARKVSREKRIPFEISVDPFYSESNIQYLERKVAEYKAGRLKLSEHELIED; this is translated from the coding sequence ATGGCGAACGCAGTTAACGTGAATTTTCGTTTGGATGAAGACGTAAAAAAGAGCATGGAACAGACATGCTCGGAACTGGGGCTTTCGATGAGCGCGGCGTTTACGATTTTCGCGAGGAAGGTCAGCCGTGAGAAACGGATTCCTTTTGAAATATCCGTCGATCCGTTTTATTCTGAGTCCAATATTCAGTATTTAGAAAGGAAGGTAGCTGAGTATAAAGCGGGGCGACTTAAGCTTTCTGAACATGAGCTGATTGAGGATTAG
- a CDS encoding addiction module protein, whose translation MRMKTIEWDFDAWEDYLYWQQHDKKKLRRVNQLIKDLLRNPLSGIGKPEPLKGSLTGFWSRRIDDEHRLVYAVEELKIVIISCRGHYDD comes from the coding sequence ATGCGGATGAAGACAATTGAATGGGATTTCGACGCATGGGAAGATTACCTGTATTGGCAGCAGCATGACAAAAAGAAGCTGCGCCGGGTAAATCAGCTGATAAAGGATCTTTTGAGAAATCCGTTGAGCGGTATTGGAAAACCGGAACCGTTGAAAGGAAGTTTGACCGGGTTTTGGAGCCGACGAATTGACGATGAGCATCGACTTGTGTATGCGGTTGAGGAATTGAAGATCGTGATTATCTCCTGCCGCGGGCATTACGATGATTGA